The window ACGCCTGACCCAGATAATGCATTCAGATTGATCATTTTGGTTTGACAACAACAGAATGACTCACTTCACCAACGTTGCTCCAGCCATCGGCTGAATGTTCAAAGCTCTTTTCGGTGAAAAAGATGTCATCGTTATAATCAATCAAGAGTACAGAGGAAGAGCGGGTGCCATAATTGCCACTATGGATAAAAAGTGAGCCAAGCAGTCGCTCCCAATCAAGTCCCACTCCGGTATCCGGCAACTGCTCATCCGGGGGGTGCACGTTGTTTGTCAGAGCAACAAAGAATTGCTCCCTGTCGGGCAGCGCAGTTGCGGCCAGGAGATTCTTCAACAAACGTTTGCCGAGAGTCACTTTAGGCCATGCCGTATCAAGCAGATGGTTGGAAAGCCCGTAGAGACCCGGACCAAGTCGCCTGCTTTTCATGGTTACATTGGAAAAGTAGCAAAGTTCCTTGCTATCTCCCAAAAGCAGGTTGAACGGATTATAGAGTGAAGACGTTTCAGCAAACCCGGCCAGAAATAATGAAGGACTTTGCCCGGAGCGAAGGTAATCGAGCACTATCTCTCCGCGGGACGGCGCCGCCGCCAGTTGACATGTGGGATCACGGTAATTGGTAATGGCCCCGACGCGGCCATCGCCGCCTGTCACCAGCCAGCTTCCACCTGCTTTCAGGTCCCGGCCACCAAGAATGTTCTCACCTGGGAAGTTATAGCCAAGAGGGGCCGTTGGACGATCGAGGAACTCATCCCGGTTGGCGGCAAAAATCAACTTGAATCCCGGATGATATTTATAGGCGAAGAGAATAAGGCACATGATTTACTCATCCTTCCGGATGCCGGAAACGGCCATTCAGCCCGGTTTCAGCTTCCCGACCGGCAGCTGACACATGGATACCGAAGCCCCTGTGATATGTTGCATTTTTCAGCACAGCGGTTACTGTACAATTGGTACCGTAAGCATCCAGGGCGCATTTTTCATGAACATTGTGCCAAAGTAAAGAAGGTATCGGCTTAGATGAGCGGTTCAGGCAATTATTGGTGATTGTTTAATTTTCACAACACTCGCAATGTTCTCTGAAACTGCCGTGAAAAGAATCCTCCGGGCTATGTTTTCATGATAACCATCAGGACAGGCTTGACACTATGTCATCAACACCAGCTGCAGCAGTCGCGATAATACGGGTTAGCGAGCCCATAGACAGCTTTCTCCTGCTGCGCCGCACCACGAATCCGCACGACCCATGGTCTGGCCATTTCTCATTCCCCGGGGGGCGCTGCGAGCCCGAAGACCGGCACCTGCTCGCAACCTGTATACGTGAGACCCATGAAGAGACCGGGATTTGCCTCTCTAAGGAGCTTGTCCAGGCAGAACTGACAGCAGCGTATGCCGGCAGCCGCACCGACTCAAGAATCCTGGTGCAACCATACCTTTTTCAGCTGCAGACCCGCCCGAAGCTCAAGCTTGATCCCCGGGAAATCCAGAGTTACCGCTGGCTCGATGCCACCATGTTTCAAAACAGGGCACTCCATGTAAAAGCCGAGGTACTCCCTGATCATTATTTTCCCGCCTTACCACTGGATGACTACTATCTCTGGGGCTTTACCTACAGGCTGATCAGCGAGGTGTTGGCCGCGGAAGAGATTTACAATTAGTCAGGTGGTGACAGTACAAATCACAAAAACACCCGACCACAGTCTATTTCGCAAACCATCCTGTTTCAAAAAACACGCTGAGCTATTCGCTGCCAACAGTCTCTTTTAAGAAACTTCGCAGAAAAGTAATGTGCTGGAGCATATACCGGCTGGCACTGCCGCCGTCATTGCATTTGATGGCATCTAAAATCTTAAAATGCTGCTGGTCGATAATTTCGAGATTATTGTTCTTTTCATAGAGCATCACGTGCAACTTGTTAATGCCATGGAACATATAGTCATAAAAGCGGCGGGTCAGATCGACGTGAACAGAGTTGTGCGTGGCATAGGCGATCCCCATATGAAATTTCATATCCGCCTCTTTTGCCATCTCCCGATCCTGATGCATCTCGTTCATCTCGCAAAAAGCAGCTTCCAGAAGAGCGATGTCCATCTCGTTGGCCCGCTCCGCAGCCAACGCCACCCCCTGGCACTCCAGGCCAATGCGCACCTCCATGAGTTCATCCAGCGAAGACTGGTTAGGTGACATGGTATAGGCCAGCGGATTATTCAGGTCCCTCGCTCTGGGAAGTTTGACGAAGGTCCCGTGCCCGGCCCTATGTGCCACATACCCCATATCCACAAGTCTGCCGATTGCCTTTCGCACCGAAGACCGGCTCACCAGCATAACCTCGGCAAGTTCTCTCTCCGAGGGCAATTTATCCCCAATCTTCAATTCTCCCCGGTAAATCGATTCCCGAAGTTGTTCAAAAACCAGGTCTGATATCTGCTGTTTTTTTACTGGTGAAAAGCCCATGAAATTCTATATAAAACCGGCACCCGTAACCTGTCTCGAACGTGCTGCGGATTCCGCAAGACAAACCAGGCCAAAGATGACATAAGTAATAAATTTGAGTTGTTACCTTCCGAAATGGGTCAAGGGGAAATTGTTGCAGTTCTGCCCATGCCTGCGGTTTTGCCAACGTATCAACAATACCTGAATCTCTGAGAATTACAAGCTCACCGCCAGCGGCAATCACTCTTAGTCACAGCTATTTGCTACAATCAGCTAATCTGCTTACAATCATATAAGTATGCATTTTTCCACGGCGCTCAGCTGAATGCAGTCAACCATCGATAGGAGCGAAGTCAGTAATGGCCAATTCCCCCGCGAGACATAACATACTCATCACCGGCGCCACCGGCTATATCGGTCGCCGTTTGATGCGAAGATTGATTCGTCTACCCAACCTCAACGTTCGTGTCCTGGTGAGAAACAGATATAAGCTCCAGGCGCTGGTGCTGGATAAAATTGAAATCGCAGAAGGGGACACCTTAAAACCAGAGAGTCTGGTACGTGCACTTGAAAATATAGACACTGCCTTTTACCTCATCCATTCCATGGGTTCCGACTCTGACTACCAGCAATTGGATCGCGAGAGTGCCGAGAATTTCAGATCAGCCTGTGTCGCGGCCGGTGTCCGCCGAATCGTCTACCTCGGCGGTCTGGGAGTCAGTGAAACTGCCAGCAAACACCTTCTCAGCCGCATCGAAACAGGCGAAATTCTTTCAAAGGAGCCTGAAAAAATACAGACTATCTGGTTCAGGGCCGGAGTTATCATCGGCTCCGGGAGTGCCAGCTTTGAAATAATCCGTAACCTTGTTCAGAAACTTCCGGCAATGATCACCCCCAAATGGGTGAAAACCTATACCCAACCGGTTGGTATAGATGATGTCATCGAGTATCTGACCGCTTCCATCAATCTTCAAGTCCACGAAAACCTTGTCATTGACATTGGTACCGAGACCTTGAGTTTTAAAGAGATGATGCACCAGGCCGCAGAAGTGATGGGATTGAAGCGTGCTATGATCCCGGTGCCCGTGCTCAGCCCAAGACTCTCCTCCTACTGGCTTATTCTTTTTACTCCCGTACCCCTGAAGATCGCCGCAGAATTGGTTGAAGGGCTCAAAAGCGAGACGGTAGTGCAAAACGATAACGCCGGCAGGTACTTCCCAGAGATAACTCCGGCCAGCTATAAGCAGACTGTTCGCCAGGCAATAGACGAACTTGAGAAGAACCAGGTGGTGAGTCGCTGGTGCGACAGCAGCGGCAATGAAGCCTGTGACATCAAGGACTTTGATATCGCACCCGGCGCCATCCTCCGCGATATCCGCGAAGTACCTCTGGAAGGTACGCCCGCCGATCTGGTCTTCGAAAGCGCCTGCTCACTTGGCGGGGAACATGGCTGGTACCGTTACACCATACTCTGGAAAATGCGCGGCCTGATGGATAAACTCTCAGGCGGCTACGGGTTGAACCGCGGCAGAAGGATCAGCGGTGAGGTACGTATTGGTGACGCCATTGATTTCTGGCAGGTCGCAGACGTAAAGCACAACAAGCGGCTGTTGCTTTACGCCCAGATGAAAGTACCGGGAAAAGCCTGGCTTGAGTTTGACATTCAGCCCAACATGCTGATCCAGACGGCTCACTTTCTGCCACGAGGTGTTTGGGGTCGGTTGTATTGGTACGCGGTCCTGCCCCTGCACTATTTCGTTTTCAGCGACCTCTCCAGAAAACTGGTACTCCGTGCCCGCCAGGAGCATAAGCAACGAACCGCCCAACCCTCGTCATAACAGCTCATCAGCTCTTTTGCCGTGCAAACCAGATAGCCAGTCCCTGCGCATTCAGTACCAGATCGTCCCGTAAAAATGTGGCCAGGTCGATATCTCTTTCCACCCCGTCGAGATAGGTGGCATAGGCGGACTGCAGCAGCTCAGTGAGGCCTTCGATTATCAGGCTCGAATCGCCCCCCTTATCCCGGGCCAGCGCGGCATGATCCACGACCAGTTTTTTCAAGCACTCCACCGATTGAGCATCTGCGGCAACAGGGCCAAAGTGGGTCAGATAAAGGGTTTCCGGCTTCATTTCCATAACCCGCTCGATGGAGGCAACCATCGCCTCCGCCTCAAAAGCCGACGGACTGGTGGTACAGATCAGAAATGGCCTTTTCCCTTCAAGCTGGAGTTGCGGATAGGCCAGACCGAAAGCATCGCCGGTGAATACTCCGCCACTCTTCTCATCCCAGACGCAGAAATGATGACGCGCATGGCCGGGAGTATCAATGAAGAGCAGCTGGCGACCATTGAAATCAAGCTGAAACCCATCACCTGCCTCAATGATTCGCTCTTTGGCAATAGGTCTGACCTCGCCATACAGGCTATCAAACTTTTTCTGCCCGTAAACTTCAACAGCTGCCTCCATGAGTTTTTCCGGATTCACCATGTGACGGGCTCCTTTCGGATGTACCACCAGTCGTGCCCGGGGAAACATCTCCATGAGCTTTCCCGCGCCACCTGCGTGATCCAGATGAATATGGGTAACAATCACATACAGAACATCCGTTGCCGTGAGACCTCTATCAGCTAAAGCTGCCAACAGACGATCAGCTGAGCGGGTCGTCCCCACATCGATGAAGGCCGCCTTGCCATTTTCCACTACCATGTGGCTGGCGGCAAAGCCTTCTCGCAAATAACCTGTGTCGACGGTGTAAACACCTGTACTCTCTTTCATAAGCTCAATATTCCCTGCACTGATACATGAAGGATGTCAGATTTTTTCTGGTCAATTGCATATATTTTTATCATCTTCACCAGACTTGTTGAAAGC of the Desulfosediminicola ganghwensis genome contains:
- a CDS encoding NRDE family protein; protein product: MCLILFAYKYHPGFKLIFAANRDEFLDRPTAPLGYNFPGENILGGRDLKAGGSWLVTGGDGRVGAITNYRDPTCQLAAAPSRGEIVLDYLRSGQSPSLFLAGFAETSSLYNPFNLLLGDSKELCYFSNVTMKSRRLGPGLYGLSNHLLDTAWPKVTLGKRLLKNLLAATALPDREQFFVALTNNVHPPDEQLPDTGVGLDWERLLGSLFIHSGNYGTRSSSVLLIDYNDDIFFTEKSFEHSADGWSNVGEVSHSVVVKPK
- a CDS encoding NUDIX hydrolase; translated protein: MSSTPAAAVAIIRVSEPIDSFLLLRRTTNPHDPWSGHFSFPGGRCEPEDRHLLATCIRETHEETGICLSKELVQAELTAAYAGSRTDSRILVQPYLFQLQTRPKLKLDPREIQSYRWLDATMFQNRALHVKAEVLPDHYFPALPLDDYYLWGFTYRLISEVLAAEEIYN
- a CDS encoding FadR/GntR family transcriptional regulator; translated protein: MGFSPVKKQQISDLVFEQLRESIYRGELKIGDKLPSERELAEVMLVSRSSVRKAIGRLVDMGYVAHRAGHGTFVKLPRARDLNNPLAYTMSPNQSSLDELMEVRIGLECQGVALAAERANEMDIALLEAAFCEMNEMHQDREMAKEADMKFHMGIAYATHNSVHVDLTRRFYDYMFHGINKLHVMLYEKNNNLEIIDQQHFKILDAIKCNDGGSASRYMLQHITFLRSFLKETVGSE
- a CDS encoding SDR family oxidoreductase, which encodes MANSPARHNILITGATGYIGRRLMRRLIRLPNLNVRVLVRNRYKLQALVLDKIEIAEGDTLKPESLVRALENIDTAFYLIHSMGSDSDYQQLDRESAENFRSACVAAGVRRIVYLGGLGVSETASKHLLSRIETGEILSKEPEKIQTIWFRAGVIIGSGSASFEIIRNLVQKLPAMITPKWVKTYTQPVGIDDVIEYLTASINLQVHENLVIDIGTETLSFKEMMHQAAEVMGLKRAMIPVPVLSPRLSSYWLILFTPVPLKIAAELVEGLKSETVVQNDNAGRYFPEITPASYKQTVRQAIDELEKNQVVSRWCDSSGNEACDIKDFDIAPGAILRDIREVPLEGTPADLVFESACSLGGEHGWYRYTILWKMRGLMDKLSGGYGLNRGRRISGEVRIGDAIDFWQVADVKHNKRLLLYAQMKVPGKAWLEFDIQPNMLIQTAHFLPRGVWGRLYWYAVLPLHYFVFSDLSRKLVLRARQEHKQRTAQPSS
- a CDS encoding MBL fold metallo-hydrolase is translated as MKESTGVYTVDTGYLREGFAASHMVVENGKAAFIDVGTTRSADRLLAALADRGLTATDVLYVIVTHIHLDHAGGAGKLMEMFPRARLVVHPKGARHMVNPEKLMEAAVEVYGQKKFDSLYGEVRPIAKERIIEAGDGFQLDFNGRQLLFIDTPGHARHHFCVWDEKSGGVFTGDAFGLAYPQLQLEGKRPFLICTTSPSAFEAEAMVASIERVMEMKPETLYLTHFGPVAADAQSVECLKKLVVDHAALARDKGGDSSLIIEGLTELLQSAYATYLDGVERDIDLATFLRDDLVLNAQGLAIWFARQKS